Below is a genomic region from Erythrobacter aureus.
TAGAGGCGGTACAAATTCCTTCACAAGGGACACGGGTACGTATGCGGTCATGGTTCAGCCGGGTGGGGAAATGTTCGTCTCAGGCACGGTCAATTTCGCGAACCCGTCGAGGTATGGTTTCTATGTCCGAGAAGGGGGAGAATTGTCTCTTGTGAACGCGACGGTCAATTTCGCGGGCACCACCAGCTCGAGCTACGTCCACGGTATCCAGGCGCTTGATGGCGACGTAAGTGTTACGGCTTCGACCCTCAATTTCCCGAATGGCACGTCGCACGGCATCTACATGGCTGGTGGTGATTTGACGCTGCGGAATTCCACGATGTCTTTCGGAGGCTCTTCAGTCTCCGCCGTTTTCCTCGATCGTGGGGCTGCCTTCACTATGTACGCAAGTGTGTTGGGGGCAGGGACAACGCTTCCGAACTACGGTGTTCGCGATATTGGAGCTCGTGCGGTTTCCGGTTCGGTGAGTGAGATTTACGCGAGCAACTGTTGGTTCGGCGGACTTTTCAGCTGGTCGCCCAGCGGGACATCTGGGAACACGAGCGACGTAACGGCAGCTGAGCCGGTCCCTACACTTTCAGCTTCTCCGACCAACACGGAAGTGCAAGCGTACGTTGCGGCCAACGACAACAACACCCAGAGAGCGCTCTATAATCGCTCAAATGAGGCCAGCTGGAGCTGCATGTAAGTCCGCCGAAATCTATGATTTCGTCCTATAATGGGTCTGATGGATCCGCTTAGGGTCTGAGGAGAAGTTGTAATGGTCGCCTGGTTCCTCATTGCTATCGCGACACTGATCGTGTTCGCATTTATTGCGGTGAGCAGTGTTCAAACCCTCGCGATGGCTTCGGATGCTGGCGGTCGTATCGAGACGGTGAAGCGGCTTGAAACGGTGGCGAGCGCTATGATCGCGCGCGCTGCATCGCCGGGCAATGATGGTGTGATTTATCTGCCGGTTGGCGAAGATAACCCAAGCGGGAATGGTTATGGGCTTCCTTCCAATTTGGGCTTCCAGACGCAAACCGCATTTGGCCAGCGCTTTGTCTATTGCCCTTTCGGAGATGCAGGCGGGTCAGGAACGAGCCTTTCGATTCCGAACGCGGATGGGACATCGTACAGCGTCGCGACTGCGACATTCGAGGGTCGGTCCTATGTGGTAGGTGGTCGCCCGGCGTACCCAGGGCTGACTGGCCAACCGAACCTGATCGGTTTCGTGATGGCGCCGCGGTCGAAGCTCTCTGCGATCCCGAGCTGCAGCGACGTGGTCTACAATTCGACGTCGCGCATGTTCGAGGCATCGGACGCAATTGTTCGGCCGCTGACGCGCGAGAACGGCATTGACGAAAGCCGGACTATCGATGCTCGTCAGATTACCTATTACGTTTCGCCAACGGGTACTGGGACTGGTGCTTCAGAGGCAGATCCTGCGAGCCTAGCCACGGCGCTGAATTTCTACAGGTCTCGGCTTCCGTCGTTCATGACGATCAACATGGCGAGCGGAAACTACGGCATGGGGGCAAGTGACCTTAATCTGTCAGGAAACGACACCCTGACTGGTTCGACATTGCAGATACGTGGAGTCGCGAACAGCACCTTTATCGATATGGCATCGTCGGGGACCATCAGCCTGCCGGGCGACCTGAACATCATTGATGTGATTTTCGATGCCGACGTGATGATCGCAGTAAAGCCGAATCTGCGCTTTTCAATGCATGGTTCGAGCGCGGGCCGAGTGGTGGCCGCTGGTGAAGTCCGCCTTACCGGGAATAACTCTCTGACGTTCGGCGATGACGGATACACCTTCATCCTGAACCCAGGTGGTCAGGCTATGATCGAAGGGACGCTGTCACTGATAACGCCGTATGGGAAGGGCTTCTATGTTCATCAGGCTGGGAAGGTGAACGGGAACCAGGCGAGGGTGATTTTCAGCACGGGCAATGGAAACCGATACACGCGAGGAATTTATCTCTCTGATGGAGAGGTCGGGCTGAATGGGTCGAACCTCGAGTATCCGGATGGGGCCGTTTTTGGGGTCTATGCGCGGAGCGGTAAGATCGGCTTCACGCAGGTCAACATGGCCTTCGCGGGGGCGCAGACAACGCAGGCTATTTTTGCCTATCAAGGCACTTCGGTGATTGTACAGTCGAGCATCGTCGGAAGCGGCACGCCGCCGCTTGTGGGAGTTCAGGCCGTCGGAGCGACGGTCGTTAGCGGCCGTAGCACGTCGATATATGCTACAAGCGATTGTTGGGCGGGCCGCATGTTCGACCAGTCGGCGCCTGGACTTACCGGAGACAATAGCGCGGTGCTCGATCCAATCGCAGTGCCGAGCCTATCTGCTTCGCCTACGGGAGCAGAGATCGAAGCGAATTCCGATGCGAAGGCTTTGAACGCCGAGCGCGCGGCTGCGGGTCTGACGAACACGACCGACTGGATGTGCAACGCCTAGGCTCTGAGCATTCGAATGGAGACAAAAAAAGGGCGCCTTTCGGCGCCCTTTTAGTTTGCTCCGTGGGAGGACGGAGGTGAGTTAGCTTCCGAGGATCTGCTTGAGCGGGCCGAGCGGGATCGCGCCCGGAATGGCCTGGCCGTTAGCATAGACCATCGGGGTGCCAGCAACGCCGGCCTTCTCGGCGAGGGCGGCGTTGTGGTCTGCCTGTGCCTTTGCGGAGCCATCGGCGAGAGCCTTGTCGAATTTGCGCTTATCGAGACCGGCTGCAGCGATGAGCTGGGGGATGAGAGCGTCAGCTTCAGCAGCCGTCTTGGCACCGTTCTCGATCAGGAAGTTGTGGGCCGGAGCGAACTTGCCCTGGAGATTGGCGGCCGCGGCCAGTTCTGCCATGCGCACCGAGCCTTCACCGAGGATGGGCGTGTGGACGAGGAAGATCTTGGTTTTGCCTTCGGCGACGAGCGGCTTTGCGGTCTCAGCCGAGAAGCGTTTGCAGAAGCCGCAGTTGTAGTCGAAGAATTCGATGATCGCGGTGCCGTCTTCGGGGCCGACAAAGGCGACCTGCTTGTCGCCGGCGAAAATCGTGCTGGCGACGGGCGCGACGCGAGCGGCGAGAGCCTGGGTTTCCATTTCGCGCTGCTTCTGCTGGGCGAGCTGCATGGCTTCCATGACGATCTCGGGGTTTTCGCGAAGAATGGCTGCGACCTCTTCCGCGGTGACACCTGCGTCATGTGCATTTGCGGGCGATGCGGCGACCAGGACGGTGGCGCTGGCACAAGCCACGGCGGCCGTTGCGCAGAACAGGCGGTTGATAATCTTCATGGTGTACTCCTTCGGACCAAGCATCCTGCTTGGATTTGGTGATGTGGAACTTTGTGTTTTTCGGACGAGCGCCGGGCTCGTTTTCTGGAAACCCCAGATGCGTTTAGCATTTTCCCAGAGAACATCCAGAAAAATGCGCAAGGCGACTAGAACATCCTCGCTTCCAGAACGTCTGGATGTTTTTCGACCTCGGCCTTCATATCGGGCGTGATGTTGAAGCAGGCAGGGAGGACCTTTCGGGCCTTCTTGTCTCCTAGGTCGACGAGGATGTCGATCCGGTCTTCTCCGCGGCCGGACTTGGTGAGCATAGCGCGGAGCTCATCCCAGTTGTGGCTGGCTTTGATATCCATCCGCATTCGCTGGGGTGTCTGGGTCTTGTCATAGAGACGGTAGGAGACCAGGCGCCACTTGGGCTCCTTCACCTTCTTCGCGATTTCCGCGATGATGAGGTCGCCAGCCGAAACCGACTCCTCGAGCTCGACTTCCAGCTCTGCGCTGGTGTCTGAGATCTTCGCGAAGGACTTGGCCCCGCGCGCCGACTTGGAGATACTCTCCACGCGGACGAGGACGGTGATAGCGCCGCAACCGACATAGTCTTCGACCCTGCTGACCTGAATGGCAGAGAGGCGACGCATTTCGGAATGCGCGCCCGCAAGAGGGTGGTCATCGAAAGAGATGCCGATCGCATCGATCTCGGCCGCACGCTTTTCGTCGCGAGGCAGGTCGGGGATGCTCGGGCAGGTCGGAGCGGTAAGGTCGAACAGGAGAGACTGGCCTGCCTGGCCGCACTCGAACTTGAGGCAGGCGATTAGGTGCTCTGCAGCAGCCTGGCGGTTGCGGTTGAGGGGATCGAGGATGCCAGCCGCAGCGAGCGCGCGAGCCTGTTGCGATGCGTTGCCGCGCGATGCGAGGGCGGCAGCGAGGTCTTCGATGGTCTTGATGCCCTTTCCTCGCACGGCGGCAACGAGCGGGGCGGCGTAGCTGCCGAGGCCCTTCACGGAGCCGAGGCCCCAGCGGACGGCGGCGGTGCCATCTTCGGCAATCTCAGGCTCGAAAGCGACGCCCGACTTTTCGAGCGACGGCGGAAGCATCTCGATACCGCGGTCGCGCGCTTCGCGGATGATCTTGCGCATCTTGTCGAAGTCTTCGGAGTTGTAGGTGAGCGCGGCCGCGTAGAAGGCGGCAGGGTGGTGGAACTTCAACCAAGCCGACTGCCAGCAGAGAAGCGCGTAGGCAGCCGCGTGCGACTTGTTGAAGCCGTAGCCGGCGAACTTGTCGATGGTGTCGAAGTGCTGGTTAGCGCGCTTGCGATCGATACCCAGCGACTTGTGCTGCTTGATATCGACCACCTTCACGGGGTCGATTGAGATGATGACCTTCACGCCAGCATCCTTGGCTTCAGCAGCGGTGAGCGGCTCTCCGCCATCCTCGCGCTTCAGCTTCTTGTTCGAGGGGATGCGCAGCTCGGCACCGGTATCGGTCGTCACGGTAACGTGCGGCACGACGCAGCCTTCGATGAAGGTCTCTCGCTGTGCGTCCATCTCGGCCTGGATCTTCTTGCCCATAGCGCGGCGGAGCATGTCTGCACCGCCAAGGGTGTAGCCAGCGAGGATCTGAGCCATCTGCATGATCTGCTCCTGGTAAACAGGAATACCCTGCGTTTCGGTCAGGAGGTCTTTCAGAGCAGGATGGGGCAACTGCAGCGGTTCGAGGCCGGCCTTGCGGTTAGCGAAGGTCGGGATGTTGTCCATCGGCCCCGGGCGATAGAGCGAGATGATGGCGACGAGGTCTTCGAAGCTGGTGGGCCGCACCTGCTTGAGCGATTTGACCATGCCTTCCGATTCCAGCTGGAAGATGCCGTGACACGCGCCTGAGTTCAGCATGTCGATCACGCCTTCGTCTTCGAAGGGGATCTGGAGGATGTCGAGATCGGCATGCTCTTCGCCGGATGCGCGTACATGGTCGACGGCGGCCTTGATGATGGTCGTGGTCTTGAGCCCGAGGAAGTCGAACTTCACGAGACCCGAGGCTTCCACGCCTTTCATCTCGAACTGGGTAACCAGGTCGGAGCCGCCGCCCGGATCGCGCATCACGGGGACAACGTCACCGACATCGGGGTCGGCGATGATGATACCAGCCGCGTGGCGGCCGTGCTGACGAACGAAGCCCTGCAGGGCTTCACCCATGACGAGCGCACGCTCAAGGGTCGCATCCTTGCGGAAGTGGGCGCGAACTTCAGGGGCGAGGTAGCTCGGCGATTCCGGATCGGTTTCGCTGAGCGAGTAGGGCGCAGCGATAGGCAGCAGCTGGGCGGCGGCGTGAGCCTGCCCGTTGGGGATGCCCAGGCTGCGCGCGGCGTCTCCGAAGGCCGAGCGCGACTTCCAGGAGCCGTGCGTGCCGATGGCGACAACCTTGTCGTCACCATATTTGCGGCGGACATACTCGATCGTCTCGTCACGGCGCGTTTGGCAGAAGTCGACGTCGAAGTCGGGGAGGCTGACGCGTTCGGGGTTGATGAAGCGTTCGAACAGGAGGCCCCATCGAATGGGATCGAGGTCGGTAATGCCCATGGCCCATGCCACGGCGGATCCTGCACCCGAGCCACGGCCCGGCCCGACGGGGATGCCTTGCTCCTTCGACCATTGGATGAAGTCGGCAACGATGAGGAAGTAGCCAGCGAAGCCCTGCTTGCAGATAATGTCCATCTCGGTAGCGAGGCGGGCGCGGTATTCGGGCTTCTTCGCTTCAGGGACATCTGCAATGCGCTCTTCGAAGCCTTTGGTGGCCATATCGCGGAGCATGCCCTCTTCGTTGCCTTTCGCGTCTGGGAAGGCGGGGAGCATCGGCTTGGTGGCCTTCGGCGCGGCGTCCGGGCTGCAACGAAGGGCGAGACGGGCTGTGTTTTCGAGCAGGTGCTTGGCATCAGCAAACAGCGCGGTGAATTCCGCGGTGCTCTTGAAGTGCTGGCCTTTGGCCGGGCGTGGCAAGTCAGGGTCATCGACCAGTCGCTTGTGCTGGATGGCGCTGAGCAGCTCGAGCAGGTCATAATCCTTCGGCTCGCTGTATGCGGCGAAGGAGGTGGCGACCATCGGGAGATTGTAGGCGCGCGAGATGCGGTCGAGAACGGCTTCGGTCGGCCGGCGGCCGGTGGAACGCTCGATTTCGAGATAGAACCGGTCGCCATAGGCGGCCATCATGGCCTTCAGCCAGTCATTGGCATCGTGCTTGTTTGTGGCGAGCAGATTGTTGAGGGCCGATTCCGGTGCGCCAGCCAAGAGGATGAGACCTTCTGCGCGATCGATGATAGCTTCGTCATCGAGGAGGCGTTCGGGGGTGAGCGCCTGCTCACGGCTCAGCGAGAGCAAGTTCGACCAGCCGGTAGCGTTCTCGGCAATGACCGTGACACGGCCTGCCTTTGTCATGAAGTCGCAGCCGACGATGGGCTGAATGCCTTCCTTGCGAGCTGCGTCGGAGAACTCCAGAGCGCCAGCAAGGCTGCCTCGGTCGATTAGACCGATGGCCGGCTGGTCAGCTTTGACGGCAAGCGCAGGCATCTTCTTCGCGATCAGGGCGGAATCCATGATCGAGTAAGAGGACCGTGCGCGCAGATTGATTGCCGGAAAAGCCATTTCTTACCTTCTGTTCTTGATCTCACCAGAGAGATCAGACCTTCAACTTGGGGAGGGCGCGATTGCGCTAACCCTTCTCCCAGGACTGACGGCATTATTGTGGGATTATGCGGAAAGGCCTGCAAGCAACTTCCAGCCGCGATGCAGGAATTCCAGAGAGTGTTGCTCAAATCTTCCTGTTCTTCAGGAAATCAGAAAAGCGATCCCTGGTCAGGGGGAGGCGGAGGCGGGACGTGACTGTAATCAGGCACGGAAAGCCCCCATTTCGGCGGAAAGAACGGCTGGGGCATTGGCTTGGCCAACTGCTTGTACGTCTGCTTGATCTTCGTGCGGCCGGCGACGCCCGGGATGTCTGGATGCGCGACACGGCAATACTTAGAGATTTCGCAGAAGAGGTTCTGGCAGTCGATGGGCTGGAGACGGCGGCCAAAGAGGCCGTTGAACTTCAGCCCCAGCCGGTCGAATTCAAGCTCTTGCCGACGAACCATCTCGAAGATGATGTCGGTGGGCGTCATTGCTCCGGTGGAGGAGAAGCATTTCGAGATGCCATCGAGGGCGCCGGGCCCGGGAACGACGAAGTCGTCCTCCTCATGTGGGACAGCGCTAGAGTAGGCGATGTCGATCGCATACTGGAACGCGAGGAAGTTGCCGATGCCAGGATATGGGGCAATCAGCTCATAGACCTCGCCGAGTGTCTCGGTTTGGGCGATCTTCTGCGGCAACCCGTCGCGCATCATCTTGTCGAGCAAGGCTATGTGGTTTGAGTGCTTGCGGACCTTCCCGAACGGGGGAGCTGGCATGATGTAGGCAGCCGAGTAGATCTTGGTGCCGCGCGCCATTGCGCGATCGAAGACTTCGTCGAGGGCGCGCAAGTCGATGCTCTGCCAGGTGACGGGCCCAAGTTCGCGCTCGATCATCTCCCATGTCTCGATCTTGTTGAAGATCTTGAAGAGGAGAGTGCGGAAGATGACCTCGGTGGGATTGTCCGGACGGCTCGGGTCGTACTGAACTTCCCTGATCAGATATTGGCTGACGCGATCGGATGCACGATAGGCATTCGTGAACCGATAGGTTTGCAGGATGGGATCATCTGTCCATGGGCCGACGGGATCGGTCAGCCGGCACTCGTATAGAGCCTGCCGGGCCGCAGCAAAACGCCAGTAGGTGTCGTATGCCTCGGTAGGGGTGAATGGCGCTTGGTTCATGCGGCTGGCTTTGCGAAGAACTTCGCCCACGATTCCGCCGGCGGGTTTGCGATAGCAGCTGCCTGGTCGAGAGGGACCTGAATGGTGTTCATGGCTCCCAGCGTAACCTTCTCGTCGGCATCTTCGCCGCTTTCCGAAACCTGCAGCTCGAGACCCTTCTGGCCAAACCATGCGAGGTAAACTGCAGCGAGTAGCTCGGTATCTACCTGCGCGCCGTGCTTGGTGCGCTTCGTGCGGTCGATGTTGAAGCGGGTACACAGAGCATCGAGGCTATGCCGGGAACCCGGGAATGCTTTGATGGCAAGCTTCAGGGTATCGATGATCTTGTATTTCTTCGGGAAGGGGGTGCCCGCTTCCTCGCATTCAAGCTCGATGAAGCCCATGTCGAACGGCGCGTTGTGAATGACGAGGGAAACCTCTTCGTCACCAGTCTCGTCGAGGAATTCGAGGATGGCGGGAATGGTATCGGCGAAGCTGGGCTTGTCAGCCAGGAACTCGTTGCTGAGGCCATGGACTTCGAACGCCTCGGGATTGACCTGCTGGTCTCCGGGATTGAAGTACGAATGGAAGGTGCGCGGATTGGGGTCGCGCGTGATCTCGGTGAACGAGATTTCGATGATCCGATCGCCGTCGCTGACCTCAAGGCCAGTGGTTTCGGTGTCGACTGCGTATTCGATAGCCATGTGAAGTGTCCGGTTGAGGATGTTTCTGGAAGTGTAGATGTCGGCTGGCTCAAGACCAACCGGAGATTAGGCAGCGGCGAGATACTCGCGGGGCAACTCCCACCGGCCGTTGCCGAGGGAGCGGAAGCCACGCTGTAGGGTCTGGCGGATCTTTGGCTTCCAGTGGTCGGTGCGCGTACGCTCGGGAGCGATGGCATCGTAGATTGCCTGGACAGAAGCCTGCCCACCAAGGGAGTGCAGCGCGATAGCCACCGCCTCACGCCAGGTGCCGGGGCGGGCAAGGGCTTCACGGATGGCCGGACGCATGTTCTCGATCTGGCGGGTCTCAGCAAAGAGCATGAGGCCGGAGAAGCGGCGCTGTGACTGCTTGATGTATTTCGCCCAGACGAGGGGCTTCGACAGGCCGGGGAAGAGCGTGCGCGGGATCATGTTCACGTCGATTGAGAAGCGCTCCATCCAGTTCGAGACGCGGCTGGGCGTCTGGAAGGCATAGGCGGGGAGCACCATGGCGACGAGACCGTCTTCCGGCAGCATCTCGTGCGCGCGGTCAAGGAAGCCATCGACCACATCCATCTCGAAGGGCGGATTGCCCAGGATGACCTCTGCCTCTCGACCCTGAAGGTCGATAGTGCGAAAATCGCCGACAAGGACCTCGCGGCCGCTGTTGGCGATCGCGGCTGGCACGACGGAGGGATCGATGTCGATGCCCAGCGCGCCGCAGGACTTC
It encodes:
- a CDS encoding class I SAM-dependent methyltransferase; its protein translation is MHPDLFAAPAQAEPKATDDRSGDAALSQWFTPFWVAEELVDDALRGIGHSCSVIEPSCGTGAFLTAIPKSCGALGIDIDPSVVPAAIANSGREVLVGDFRTIDLQGREAEVILGNPPFEMDVVDGFLDRAHEMLPEDGLVAMVLPAYAFQTPSRVSNWMERFSIDVNMIPRTLFPGLSKPLVWAKYIKQSQRRFSGLMLFAETRQIENMRPAIREALARPGTWREAVAIALHSLGGQASVQAIYDAIAPERTRTDHWKPKIRQTLQRGFRSLGNGRWELPREYLAAA
- the dnaQ gene encoding DNA polymerase III subunit epsilon, producing the protein MAIEYAVDTETTGLEVSDGDRIIEISFTEITRDPNPRTFHSYFNPGDQQVNPEAFEVHGLSNEFLADKPSFADTIPAILEFLDETGDEEVSLVIHNAPFDMGFIELECEEAGTPFPKKYKIIDTLKLAIKAFPGSRHSLDALCTRFNIDRTKRTKHGAQVDTELLAAVYLAWFGQKGLELQVSESGEDADEKVTLGAMNTIQVPLDQAAAIANPPAESWAKFFAKPAA
- a CDS encoding nucleotide kinase domain-containing protein, which produces MNQAPFTPTEAYDTYWRFAAARQALYECRLTDPVGPWTDDPILQTYRFTNAYRASDRVSQYLIREVQYDPSRPDNPTEVIFRTLLFKIFNKIETWEMIERELGPVTWQSIDLRALDEVFDRAMARGTKIYSAAYIMPAPPFGKVRKHSNHIALLDKMMRDGLPQKIAQTETLGEVYELIAPYPGIGNFLAFQYAIDIAYSSAVPHEEDDFVVPGPGALDGISKCFSSTGAMTPTDIIFEMVRRQELEFDRLGLKFNGLFGRRLQPIDCQNLFCEISKYCRVAHPDIPGVAGRTKIKQTYKQLAKPMPQPFFPPKWGLSVPDYSHVPPPPPPDQGSLF
- a CDS encoding DsbA family protein, coding for MKIINRLFCATAAVACASATVLVAASPANAHDAGVTAEEVAAILRENPEIVMEAMQLAQQKQREMETQALAARVAPVASTIFAGDKQVAFVGPEDGTAIIEFFDYNCGFCKRFSAETAKPLVAEGKTKIFLVHTPILGEGSVRMAELAAAANLQGKFAPAHNFLIENGAKTAAEADALIPQLIAAAGLDKRKFDKALADGSAKAQADHNAALAEKAGVAGTPMVYANGQAIPGAIPLGPLKQILGS
- a CDS encoding DNA polymerase III subunit alpha, producing the protein MAFPAINLRARSSYSIMDSALIAKKMPALAVKADQPAIGLIDRGSLAGALEFSDAARKEGIQPIVGCDFMTKAGRVTVIAENATGWSNLLSLSREQALTPERLLDDEAIIDRAEGLILLAGAPESALNNLLATNKHDANDWLKAMMAAYGDRFYLEIERSTGRRPTEAVLDRISRAYNLPMVATSFAAYSEPKDYDLLELLSAIQHKRLVDDPDLPRPAKGQHFKSTAEFTALFADAKHLLENTARLALRCSPDAAPKATKPMLPAFPDAKGNEEGMLRDMATKGFEERIADVPEAKKPEYRARLATEMDIICKQGFAGYFLIVADFIQWSKEQGIPVGPGRGSGAGSAVAWAMGITDLDPIRWGLLFERFINPERVSLPDFDVDFCQTRRDETIEYVRRKYGDDKVVAIGTHGSWKSRSAFGDAARSLGIPNGQAHAAAQLLPIAAPYSLSETDPESPSYLAPEVRAHFRKDATLERALVMGEALQGFVRQHGRHAAGIIIADPDVGDVVPVMRDPGGGSDLVTQFEMKGVEASGLVKFDFLGLKTTTIIKAAVDHVRASGEEHADLDILQIPFEDEGVIDMLNSGACHGIFQLESEGMVKSLKQVRPTSFEDLVAIISLYRPGPMDNIPTFANRKAGLEPLQLPHPALKDLLTETQGIPVYQEQIMQMAQILAGYTLGGADMLRRAMGKKIQAEMDAQRETFIEGCVVPHVTVTTDTGAELRIPSNKKLKREDGGEPLTAAEAKDAGVKVIISIDPVKVVDIKQHKSLGIDRKRANQHFDTIDKFAGYGFNKSHAAAYALLCWQSAWLKFHHPAAFYAAALTYNSEDFDKMRKIIREARDRGIEMLPPSLEKSGVAFEPEIAEDGTAAVRWGLGSVKGLGSYAAPLVAAVRGKGIKTIEDLAAALASRGNASQQARALAAAGILDPLNRNRQAAAEHLIACLKFECGQAGQSLLFDLTAPTCPSIPDLPRDEKRAAEIDAIGISFDDHPLAGAHSEMRRLSAIQVSRVEDYVGCGAITVLVRVESISKSARGAKSFAKISDTSAELEVELEESVSAGDLIIAEIAKKVKEPKWRLVSYRLYDKTQTPQRMRMDIKASHNWDELRAMLTKSGRGEDRIDILVDLGDKKARKVLPACFNITPDMKAEVEKHPDVLEARMF